The region ttcatttaaataacgGTCATATTGTACAcattttttcagattttattgtcaattttatatttctatatttatgcTTTGTTACTTGCAGTGCtttctttatgtttgtttatattttccaccactatttttattgttatgcactAATATAACGAGGCAAATTCATTGCTTGTGAAAACCTATGTGGCAATAAACTTGATTCTGATTTCCTTTTACTCTCTCATGCATGTGCCAGTATCCAACACAAATGCACATCTATAGTTGAATTGTGCTGAAAGTTTAATATAACATAGCTATTAAAAAAGTCATTAAAAAGGTCAGTATTAACAgaacagttatttttttttaaacatgttgtaAAGCAAAGCATTGCATCAAAcacagtaatatatatatatctatatataaatatatagatatatatatatttatatatagcaTACAGTGAAACATCATCAAATTCAGTGGGACATCAAATCAACAGATAGAactgatatacagtacattacgTAATACATATTTACAACAGTTTTACTTTCAGAGTCACAGCCTGTTTTGGGCTTAGTTTGGGTAATTAACACTGCAGAGGTCATGACTATCCACTGCTGGCAGCTGCCTGTCCTCAGTGACAGAGGATGTTGTTACAGAACATACGGCTCATGTATTTTCTTCCTCGCTCCTcattctccttccttctctgccAGAGACCTCCTCCAGTCCGTACTGAGGGCATAACTGGAGCTGCGAGGCCTCTCTCTGGGTATGAAGGTTTTTGGAGTTCTGTACAACACAGATTTTGAGGCATcgttcctcttcttcatcaggGCAAAAGCAGGCGTTAAATGATCTGGGTCAAAGCACTGCCAAGGAAACAGAGGTTGACAGTAGCAAGAAGATTAAAATCACACTGTGCTTGAGTTCAATTTTGAAGCAATGGCCctttatttgaacatttcttcTACTTCAGTGAATTTAAGCTTTTAAATTaaatctctgtctttttgtaaaAAGTATCTCTCCGTCACTCTTCACAAGCATGCATAGAGAAATACGACACATCTGCACACTTACACTGGCCTTAGACCTTGGCGCCGGGACTCCGCTCTCATCCTGATTTGTGtcttctgtgttgtgtgtgctcAGGTTCATCATGGACTGGCTCATTTCTGACACAGTAGCCTTTGATCCTCTCCTGAGCAGTCCTGAAGTGCTCTGCTGAGACTGAAGCCTCTTCATAATGTCACTCAGAGAGCTGAAGCTCTCAGACTGCGGCACCCTCAGGATTAAAGGTTTCTGTCCGGGGGAGAGAAATGCAACTCAGTTTTTGTATAAAGGTTAACTCAAGTGTTTTGACAGCAAAGGCCTACTCACTCTAGAAGATGGTGTGTTCTCCACTTTGGAGCTAGTTTCATTtatgctcctctcctcttccaaaATGGACTCCCTCCTCGAATCCTCTCTTCTCCTAGTAGAGGAAAGTGGGATCATATTGTGTGTTGGCTCTGTTGCTTTATCACCAAGTCTTGTTGTTGGTCTGCCATCTAAATTGGTGCTCTTCTCTATAGAGAGTTGCCTGGAAAGGTCTTTCTCTGTGCGTTCCACCctgcagaagaaaaaataaatgttctttggGATATGACATTTCAATAACAATGTACTCAATGTGTTTCCTTTATCTTTTGGTTGTtaccttttccttctttctggaGTTGTTGGGTCTGTTGGCGAATGCTGTGCGTTGCTATGAAAATAATCAAGGTCCAAAGGAAAGAtttgtgtgaaaagaaaagcacataGAGAGCCAATACTCTTAATCAGTATGATGTACAAGACTCATTTGAAAGTTGTTGATTTATCTGGCAAATTAATTGTCACTGGAGAGGCGTTTTCAAATACCCTGTCACATACAAAAAGACATCAGTTAAGTTCTGCAATATTATGGTGTAAGTTTATACAAAAGGCACATTTGTGTAAATGGAAAAGTGAATTTTAAATATATGCACGATATGTTTGGTCCAAAGACAACTGTAAGACTCACTAATGGTGTCTAAGATTGGCAAAGTCAAGATGATCCATGTACCTTTTCTTTTCCAGAAATTGGTTTCCATTGTTACTAAAACCGTCCATAGTGGctgtgtttttatcaaacagCATGTTGTTCTGCAGTGGCATTTCCTTTGCCACGACTTCCTCATGTTGATCAAGAGGACTGTCCGAGAAGCAGGGGTCTCTCTTCACAACCCCCATGGCTTCCCAGTCCAGGAGGGAATCAGCAGGTGGGGATGGAGGGCTGGTAATCTCAGGCTCCAAAGGGAGATGTTTCTGAAACCTGAGATCTGAGAGGTCTTTCAGTAGATGAGTCACATCTACATGAGTACCTGCAACTCTCCATGTGTCTGGGACGGGGAGCGAAGCAGCAAAAAGGATCCTGAACTCCCTGTCAAATGAGGCAACAACTGGGCCATTTATAACGGTGATCAGCTGTCGGTGCAGGTGGGCGTCTGTCCATGTGAGGCTGCAGAGCGCAAAGACAACTTGTTACGTCGCTCTCAAGTGAGCATAATACATACAAAAGGAATGCGTTTAAAGACATAACTGCTCACCTGTAGCTGCCATGAATCACTGTCTCTAAATCCACCAGAAGGAACTTGTCTTTCATTTCCCCAACCACCATTCTTCCCACCCTCGAACTGAAGGTTTTCCCTCCAAGAACGCGGACCAGCATGTTCTGCCAGATGACAAGCTTAAATTGAAACTCAAGATGGAATTACATTGAAACTTGGTGTTTATCTGTGAAGGAATGTGAATGGTCAACTATGTGTAATATCTTGTATCATACACAAAGTATGTTTGTAAACAAGAGTCTACattcatgctagcagctctgtgaggctgtacttcaaGGCATACAAATgcttcgagctaaatgctaatgtcagcatgctaacatgcccactTGattagcaggtatgatgtttaccatattcaccaCCTTGgtttagcatgctgacattggctaattagcactatacacaaagtacagctgaggctgatgggagttttctttttatttgacctgatggtgtgctggaggaaaagttaAGTTATTCTATTCGTACTGAGTGGGTcttgaatgtttgtaccaaatataatccatccaatagtcaatgcatttcacaaaaagcacaaatatcaacctcatggtggcaccagaggaaaaggTCATTAGGGGACATTCTccgggaaccatgaatgtctgtaccaaatgttgtgccaatccatcttgTAGATGTACTTCACTATGTAAGTGAAAAatgttgacctgctggtggcactagatgacAATtgagaggatcaccaaagtctttagGGTTCGTCCTCTGCCATCCATAGAGCTTTACCACAAGCATGGCAAAGAACTGTATACCAGTATAATTAAGAAAACATCTTAGATCCTCCGATCATTCTGCATTGTCTGTTCCCCAATTATAAACAGAGAACTTTAATGggattatttcattttattctcaaCAGCAGGCGGGATTTTCACCacttgaaaaacacacagaccacaCTGAATGCTGTCCAACCAGTTTTGCTATCCGTTGCTAAGAGCACATGTTACATTCCTAACATAAGCATGCCAAAGTAAAAAGACACACTTACAATTTATTAGATACCTCCCAAGAGTACTACACAGAGTGTCAAGTTTGGAACAACAATTATGTATGCTTGCTTTCAGATGTGGTACATAACATAATGTGTTGATCTGTTGAACTGGTGTTGCTTGATTTTGGTCAAATCAAATTTCTGGTGTGTCCATTGCCATGTCAAACAGGCACGAGAGGATGGCTGGCTAGGTGTGTGCTGATTTGTAGGAGGAGACTCACCGGATGCCTGAGCCTGTTGAGCGTGAAGTTCTCCTGAATGGACCTTTGGTTCAGGATGATGTAGACAGGGACACCCCGAGAGGCAGCATCGTGTAAATCGCCAATTATTGCGACATCTGTCAATCTGTCTGTCACAATGGCAATTACCTGGACAGTACAAAAAATGTCACTAGCCTGTCATTGAGGGGATTATTCAGAAAGTGGCTTACACACAATGAAacccttcctttccttcttatTGCTGTCTGATGATAAGATGAAAATAACCGTATCATTTATCTTGATGCAGCAAGGCAAGAAGCCATGAGGTGGAGTGAAGTGTTAACAGTAAAATGTAGTGAGGTTAAAGGACTCGTTCTAAGGAGTGATTTCTTTcatattcacatttgtgttaaaatgtattgaatataTTGATcctcaaatttgtactgatGTACTCCACCTCTACCCAtaagaaaaaatgtgttgtgttcatCCATAAAGAATAAATCCACATTATATTTGCATACTTGGCTGGCCTTTTGCAAGTGCCGTCTGATGATCTCTCTGACGGGAGGTTCTCCCTCAGCAGGAGGACTGGTGTGGACTGTAACGCTTCCCTTGGGCACCCAGGGGCATTTTTCAGGCCAGCCCAGCTCCAGGTCTGGGGTTGGTATGTCTGAGTAGGTAGGGAAGTAGGTGGAACAGACGTCCTCAATCTCTGAGCTGCCTTCCTCTCCATTCACCACTCTTTGTACGTGTAGGGGGCTGAAGCGATAGTCCTGAGCCCAGCTGGTTATCTGGCTGACCTCCTCAGAGTTAAGGAAGCACCCGGAGCGCTCTTTACCGATGGAGCTGTAGAAGGCCTCTGGTCCTGCGTTTATGAGTGTCTCCACTGCTTGACGCTCCCTCTCACAATGGAGGAAACCTGGGGAGGACTCATTCACCGGCAGGAACACTGCATCCTCATCAAGGCTCTGCTCTTGGGAGTTCGACATGACCGCAGCCTGGTGTGTCTCTGGTAATAAGTGCTTCTTATCAAAGTTCCCACTACTGACTCCAGTTGTGTGACGGCAAGACTATCCCAGGCCAGATCATGTCACCCTTCAATCTagttaaaatgatcattttattcATCCCTCTTGAAAAAAGTATCTTCTTGAGCTTGCTGTTGCCGACGATCTTGATGATGAGTTTCACTTCGCTCCTAACTGAGATAAAGTCTGTTCAAGGTTCACAAGTTCAGTCCTGAGCACATTTTATGTTCTGTAGAAGCCTTGTCCCCCAGCTCATGTTGACACAAGATTTAAGCATACTTTTTACAATAAGTAGAAGTGATCAATGTGTCTGCcagcttaaaaaaaatcagtttgaacacacaaaaatcaaACTCACCTCCTGGTCTCACCTCTCAAGCTCAAGTATTACTCATAAGCTCTCAAGAGCTGTAGCTCTTCATGTGTTCCCTCCCCTGCATGCCACCTCACTGATCTTAACCCTTCCACTCCTTGTTGCTGACAGATTCCAGAAATTCTGTGCAGTTAACAGATCGGTTAGCTATCGTCACGATCCTGCCGtccctctctctgactttcACAGCCGctgtatttaaattaaatcaaggCCTCTGATATTCTGGTGTCAGTTCATACACGTCTTAAATGTGTGCAAGTTGTGTGGTGAATAATATTGACATGTGTACTTTATCTAAGAGGCTGCCATTTACCTCACAGCTTTCTTTTTGAACTGGTCCAGCCTGACAGGTAGGTTTGTGCAACAAGCCCTTCTATCTAAAGGTGCAATCAcagctgtttcattttttatttctttaccaTTGGAAAATGTGTTCCCTGACAATAGCGTCGCTGGCCAGTTTGTTGTAAGTTGATTATTATGTTCCTCTACTACTCTGTAGAAAATAGTGTGAGCGTACTTactaaaaaagtaaacaatgaATGCCACCAAACAATGAGTGATTAAATGACTAAGAAGGCGCACCCTTTTGCAACCACAGTGTTATGTCAGAGGATTGTACCTGCGCTGTGTTATCCATAAAAAGCacttcagacaaaacaaaacaggtgttAGCCATTCTATGAAACTAATACATGGCTTGCAACATTTCTTACAAAGTGACAACAATCagtttattgcttttttaatcagtacacacaaatatatacaaaatacaaaagaaaaagttagTTGAGCTCCATATAGTCCTTCCATAATCACAATCATACGTTAAGCACAACAAGTTAAGCATTCATTACTTAATATTTCTATGTCATAATCCTTCATGTATCTTATGAGATATGTATCTTACAGCATGACTGAGTTTGAATGACTTTTAGTTTTTGACAACCATGtgcctcacacacagacatgatgacATAATGTCCCGCATACCATGCAGCACAGTAGGGTGGATACTAAGTCCCAAAGAAAACAGAATTGTATTATTTCATTCTCAGTCATCTTAGTTCATCATGTGTGCTTACTGTTAACTGGAAAGCGACTGTGAGTGACGAGCATCACACTCTTAATAAGAGGTCTTTCATCCTTCCTGTTTTTTGGCTCACTGCCTCTTGCGCAGGTGGACATATAGAACTCCActgacgaggaggagagggacacACAGCCATGCCAGGATGAAGCAGTAGCCAAAGCGTCCTTTGCTCAGATCTCTGGAGTCATTTAAGATCTCCTTTCTGTGGAAGGTGAAGATGAGGCAAGCAGCAAAGGCTGTGAAACCTGCAAGAGTAACACATTGAAAACGTTTTAGTTCAAATTCTCTTATCACAGTCATACGTTTTCATGGAATTTAACTACAAGTTAGGGATTAATGAGAATGCCTTCTTAAATatttagttaaaaaaagaatggcATTGTTCTACATTTTCTTGGTCAATAAATaccacaaaaagaccaaaaccaatccTCCGACTTCCCTAAACTGTTTGTGGCACTCAGCctcaagcccattggttcctactgaggaTGTAAatcacaaatacatagtttaAGTTTTTAAGAAGGCTATGTAATTTTCCAAAGCAGATGGCCACCGTaggtttttagcaaatgttagttaacaggagtaaatagtgcatttgttggggacttcTTTCAGCTGTGGATTTCAGCAGTAGGACGGTGGGGTTGACTGTCCATTCGTATAGTAATGAAGGGACATGTCACCCTGAGCAGCATTGTGgttcattgatgtgttttttggaCTACTAACACCCCATCTACACCTGGTGTTAAAATGCGATCTGTATCCGGACACAATGTTTTATGTGGCAAATGGAATAAGCTTTCAAACACCTGCAAAGGCCTGACAGAGGCCTGTGAAGTAGAAGAGTCCTCCTTTGGACATGGTGAACAGCTGACCCAGAAACACcaggaaggagatggaggagaagaccACAGAGAGGACCATGAGGGCCTGGACAGACTGCAGCCAGTCTGGGAGAGCAGGTCGGAGAATGAGTGTAAGACACTGACTCACAAGCAAAACTAAAAGCTTCAGGCAgttatgaaatataaaatcatGCAAAAATTCAAAATATGACCGGTAAATAAACAAACCAGCAAGAGCATGTATGCGggtaaatactttttttttaatttaccgCTTTCGTTGGTAGTGGCACACAACCAGGTCTTTGTGGCATTATCATGGAAGCAGTTGTACCAGAGGTCTGTGATTTCTGAATCTGTCCATACCCACCAGgactgcagaaagaaagaaaggcctTGTGCTTAACAAAGGTAAATTGATATTGTTTAGAAGTAATGATAGATTAGATTTCAAACACAGTCTCTCAGAAGGGCACATCCCATACAGGGATTAACAGTGACATCTACTGTAAGATAAGAGACAACATAAGCTAAAGCATCAGGTGGCATGTGTTTCACCTTCTCCAGGGTGGCGATGAGGAGCATGGCCAAGGTGAGCAGATGCAACACGATTAGGGATATGAGCAGGAAGACCATGGCTGCTTGGAGATGGAGTCTGATAACCTGTGTACAAACAACCCTGCCATGTTATTATGATTATATGTCTTTACAAGGGCAGTAAGCATCTAACATCCATTGGTGTGAAGATTGGTGGTTCTACATAGAACAGCTCTGCAGTCAAAGAAACACCATTTGTCACTGCTAGGCACCGTCCCCTTCTGTCCATGTCATTTAAAACGGCCAGCAGATTTCTCAAAGCAGTGGCCCAAAACAGTGGACTCACTCTCTGCTTCCCCAGGAAACTCTGAGCACTTTCATCATGCATCTCAACATCTGCACTGACAATCACTGCCTATTTATCAAGCCGCAAGCATGCCAGACAGAGGggatttctctctgtcctcagagcCCATCCAGTCTCTGAGGAATACATCAAAACATCGCCTCCCTGTAACCGTTGTAAACAAACTGGTAGTCTGAAACCCTATCTACCATGCCTGACATGCTGTTATGTACTTGACTTTATACCTACAGTATAAAAATGACAACCTGGCATTACACTTGAGgttcaataagaaaaaaaactacaaactttTCTTAATCTTTTCAAACACTTTCCCCAAATGATCCACACCATAGAAAGCTATTGTGAAAAGGCTTTTAAGTCAAAGGCGATGAATGACTCACtgattttattgaaaaaaactttttccATCAGAAACTTTTGTGAGGACACAAGAAAAAGGGGAAGTCACATTCAGTAagacttctttctttttggtttcATTTCCCCAAATATAGCTGTTAAAATAAGTAAAGACATTATGATGTATATATTATGTCCTAAATAAGGAATTCTCTTAAAACATGCGCATAGTgttgtctgctgtttttctacTACGTTATAGGTAGCTAAATTAGAAAGGGTGTAATGCACACactaaatgcatttcatttttctaatCAAATGTTGAGTCTAAAATATCTGTGCGTTTGGTACATTTATTTCTGTGGCCAGAAAGACAAGGTGTTGCCTGGTTTCACAAATCAttgaatcattttttaaatacatgtgcTAGATGTAGACTTTTCCTAAATTACCAACCCTCAACTGCACAGTACACTTAGACTTTTAGGAGTGGGTATTCTGCGCCTTGCACATGTTTGTCTTTCCCACCCAGCTTTGCCCATAGAGGGAAATCACTGTTGCCATTCGATTGTGGACAATTCAGAGAGGCATGTGTTTGATTACATACTGCTACATCTGGTTTACGTAACAGTGTGAGGTACCTGgcacagacagaaggaaagtAATGACCACAAAAATTGCAAGCGTATCGCAGCGGAAGAATAGATAATCATTATAAACGTTCAAACGATATGTTTAAGGACTCTTGTTAGCATTTGAGCACATTTGGGTGTGACCTGCATCTCATTAGGCAATAGTTTCATCATGCTAAGTTCATTTCTGTCTAATCCAACATAACCAAGATGTTTCGAGGAAGTTCTTACCCTTCAGTGATTTCTTCCCAGTTGCTGCtatcctccctctgctctctttctgccCTCGCAGACGTTTTAGCTCCAAAACCAGAAGAAAAGGGTACAAATGAGGAATGTGGAGTTAGATATAGGAGGAGTTCTCAACACCCATTTCCTCTAAACTTTCCTGCCCTCCCCCTCAAATCTGTGTTCTGGACCAACTCAACACCAAAAATAACATTCCTCTGGACCgccacaaacacagagcatttTGTCAAAAGCTGTATGGCCAACATCCAATCTGCATTGCAATTTGGAACAAAATATGATGAGGCAGTGTACTCCATAATTCACACTCTACTGAAGGTTGAAACATGTTGGTATTTGTATATTAAAGCCACACTTTTGTGTCAGTGCTGAACATGTACTTAAGCTGTTCATCCAGCTGTGCAGCTTGGCATGAAGAGCACCACTGTATTTCTAGAGTGAGGTGATTGAAAGGCAGGAAATAAGGGCTGATTACTGCCCACTTTTCATTGTAAATATACAGGAACTCTCAGACCACccaagacacaacacacagcatgtaATCCTTAATTCCATCCTCAGAAAGAAATTTCCATAGAAATTCTGTTTCATTAAATCACACTAGTTACggtaaaaataaactttattgaccCAAATTAGTTAATTTCATTCATAATCAAGCAATAATCAGAAGTGGAAGTTTTATTAACAAGATGTACTTGaagt is a window of Enoplosus armatus isolate fEnoArm2 chromosome 3, fEnoArm2.hap1, whole genome shotgun sequence DNA encoding:
- the fam83e gene encoding uncharacterized protein fam83e isoform X1, coding for MSNSQEQSLDEDAVFLPVNESSPGFLHCERERQAVETLINAGPEAFYSSIGKERSGCFLNSEEVSQITSWAQDYRFSPLHVQRVVNGEEGSSEIEDVCSTYFPTYSDIPTPDLELGWPEKCPWVPKGSVTVHTSPPAEGEPPVREIIRRHLQKASQVIAIVTDRLTDVAIIGDLHDAASRGVPVYIILNQRSIQENFTLNRLRHPNMLVRVLGGKTFSSRVGRMVVGEMKDKFLLVDLETVIHGSYSLTWTDAHLHRQLITVINGPVVASFDREFRILFAASLPVPDTWRVAGTHVDVTHLLKDLSDLRFQKHLPLEPEITSPPSPPADSLLDWEAMGVVKRDPCFSDSPLDQHEEVVAKEMPLQNNMLFDKNTATMDGFSNNGNQFLEKKRVFENASPVTINLPDKSTTFNNAQHSPTDPTTPERRKRVERTEKDLSRQLSIEKSTNLDGRPTTRLGDKATEPTHNMIPLSSTRRREDSRRESILEEERSINETSSKVENTPSSRKPLILRVPQSESFSSLSDIMKRLQSQQSTSGLLRRGSKATVSEMSQSMMNLSTHNTEDTNQDESGVPAPRSKASCFDPDHLTPAFALMKKRNDASKSVLYRTPKTFIPRERPRSSSYALSTDWRRSLAEKEGE
- the fam83e gene encoding protein FAM83E isoform X2, producing MSNSQEQSLDEDAVFLPVNESSPGFLHCERERQAVETLINAGPEAFYSSIGKERSGCFLNSEEVSQITSWAQDYRFSPLHVQRVVNGEEGSSEIEDVCSTYFPTYSDIPTPDLELGWPEKCPWVPKGSVTVHTSPPAEGEPPVREIIRRHLQKASQVIAIVTDRLTDVAIIGDLHDAASRGVPVYIILNQRSIQENFTLNRLRHPNMLVRVLGGKTFSSRVGRMVVGEMKDKFLLVDLETVIHGSYSLTWTDAHLHRQLITVINGPVVASFDREFRILFAASLPVPDTWRVAGTHVDVTHLLKDLSDLRFQKHLPLEPEITSPPSPPADSLLDWEAMGVVKRDPCFSDSPLDQHEEVVAKEMPLQNNMLFDKNTATMDGFSNNGNQFLEKKSNAQHSPTDPTTPERRKRVERTEKDLSRQLSIEKSTNLDGRPTTRLGDKATEPTHNMIPLSSTRRREDSRRESILEEERSINETSSKVENTPSSRKPLILRVPQSESFSSLSDIMKRLQSQQSTSGLLRRGSKATVSEMSQSMMNLSTHNTEDTNQDESGVPAPRSKASCFDPDHLTPAFALMKKRNDASKSVLYRTPKTFIPRERPRSSSYALSTDWRRSLAEKEGE
- the emp3a gene encoding epithelial membrane protein 3, with the protein product MVFLLISLIVLHLLTLAMLLIATLEKSWWVWTDSEITDLWYNCFHDNATKTWLCATTNESDWLQSVQALMVLSVVFSSISFLVFLGQLFTMSKGGLFYFTGLCQAFAGFTAFAACLIFTFHRKEILNDSRDLSKGRFGYCFILAWLCVPLLLVSGVLYVHLRKRQ